ACTCTGGGCCAGCTCTGTAGTCTGGTGGTAGCACTGGCATAGGGAGGATCCAAGTATAGGCTCCTGGTAAACTGTCCAGGTCTCCTAGTACAGTATTTGCTGGAAAGGTATCAGGGACCGAGAAGTTTCCCACCAATTGTTTTGGATAGTATGCTTCCAATTTAATACATTTTGGGGGACAGCCCATTATTGTACAAAATCTCATGTTGTTATTTAATACTTGGCCATTTCTTTTTTAGTCAGACGAGCATCTTTACCAGCATGAGCTGGACCACGTCCTCCCATTCATTCCTCCTTCAGACTGAGCCCAGACATACAGCACAAGAGAACAGGTTCTCCCAGTGCTCACTTCAAAGGAGAATAGGTAGAAGTCCTGCTACTGCTCTGTGGACTGAGGAAGAGGACCAGGAACCAGAACTCCCGAGCTCTATGCTTCACTCTGTTAATGACAAAGGGTGGCCCCTCCACATATCATAACttcttcctgcctcagtttccccatctataaaatggcagTGATACTTGCCCCTCTCTCCTGCATGTCATGAGGACGAAATAGTTAAAGCTTATCAAATACTAAGTGAAAATGAGCCCAACCAATCTGTTCAAGTTTTATATTTGATATGAACTGAAACGATGCCTCTATTCTTTGGAAAGGGGCAGGTGCTAGTTCCCAGATACTTTCCAGGTTACTAATGACAGCACTGAGAAAGGAGGACCGGAGATTATTTTGACAATATAGCAGGAAAACAGAGGTGTATCCATACTGGGAATTCTCAGCACTTTTCCAGGATTGCTAACTCTCATGCTTTTATTACAAGTCTTGCAACGTGTGGTGGTTTTCTGAAAGGCCCAGCACCAGGAGGCATGTGATCAGGAGACAAGTTCAgctttccccttttttttaaaaaaaaagatgtttctgTGGAGAAAAGTTGGGAAAATGCGATCAAAGAGCAtcctaaacaaaaataaaaaaaacactcaAAACTTACCATTTAAAacaagtctcatgattttttggagcCCGATTCATGATTTTCGAATGCATGGGGTTAGCAGTACTGTTGTTCCCACTACTGCTGCAGTCAGGGTGATGGAAACGCTAATGTTATACCTAATGCAGGCATTTTTAGCAGCATCACTGCAGTCTGCTTCGGGGTGAGGCACCTGTGCCTTACCTACCTTAGAACTCCCACTGTTGTCTGTCCTGGCAGAGCTGCATGGGAGCAGTGGCGAGAAAAGAGCAAGCTGAGACATGGCTGGAGAGGCAAAAGCAAATGCCAATTGCAGGCAGGGCCCTCTGAGTAATTGAACTCTTCCTTCTGAAAGCAAGAGCGCGTGTTGGCACATGCTCCAGGAGGGATATTGCTTTGTCGGATTGCTTTGAAgattggggtgaggggagaggctgGTTAAGTGTGTTTATGTTTGAGAGGAACAAAGGAGTGCggaggagaggcctggctgcCTGTGCCAGAGATGTGTCAGAGATCACACATTCCTCCTGGGCCAGAGATACAGCCGTGGGACCACCAGCGGAGGAGGCAGCAGCGCATGCTAGGATAGGAGCACcctgaaaacagagagagaggggataTAAGAGAACAAAAGCGTGCTTCAGTCAGCTGATAAGCATAGTATAAACACACAGCTTAAATAAACTCAAGGGGAAAAAGGAAGAGGAGACCAatgacttgtctacacttacagcgttcgagcagtgcagctgtgccactgtagtactTAGGGAAGACACCACCTACGCCAGTGGGATAGCTTCTCCCagcagcataggtaatccacctccccgagaggccgTACTATGTTgaggggagaagccctcccatcaacatgaGTGCTGTCTGAGAACTGGTTGctataactgcatcgctcaggggtgtggattagcgacagttataccgacataaatGTGTAGTGTTGACCAGGGCTAAGGAATAGTGCACCTATTGGCGTACTGCAGCAGTGTTAATGATCAGCAATTTATGGCAGATCCatagcacacttttttttttttggcactatAAAAGCGGATAACCTTTCTCCTTTGTCCTCAAAATCCAAACaccctccctcccagatccccaTGCCTTGAAATCTAAATGTTCAGGTGGCCATCATATTTAATAACATTTGGAGGCAAATTACATTCCCtagcaaagtagggaaatgtggtctaaattaaATTATAAAGGGGGTGCACAACTACTTGAAAAACCATATTCAAaaagagtagtgatcaatgggaCACTATCAAACAGGAAGGACTCATATAATGGGGTGCCACAGGGGTCTGGCCTGGCtccagtactgttcaatattttttattaatggAACGGAGTATGCTTATACAATTTACAGAGGACACCAAGCCGGGAGTAGTTGtaaacattttggaggacagaatgAATGTTCAAAACAACCTGCACAAATTGGATAACTGATTTGAAATCAGCCAGATGAaattaaagacaagtgcaaagtactacacttaggaaggaaaaaaaatcaaattgcaaTTGCAAACAAGGCTAATATTCAAGGGTGTAACAGGAATGTTACATGTAAGATTTGGGAGATAATTGTCTTGCTCTAGttggcactggtaagacctcagcTGAACAGAGGCAGCAACacaaataaaaggtttagaaaacctgacctttgaggaaaactgtgcatgtttagtcttgagaaacaaCAACAGAGGGAGGAACCTGATTAACTGTCTTCAAATGTGTTTCAGGTTATTATAAAGAGCCTGgggattaattgttctccatgtccattgacaGTCGGACAGGAACTATATGCTTAAtatgcagcaaaggaggtttaggttagatattaggaaaagctttctaacaaTAAGGATAATTAAGTagtggaataggtttccaagggaggttgtggaatccccatccttcaaggtttttaagagcaaattggacaaacacctgtcagggatggtctaggtttacttggtcttgtcTCAGCATGGGGGGTTGCACTAGTTGATCTCTTCAGGTCCCTTTAGCCCTGCATTGCTATGATCTCTGCATCCCGTGTGTTTATTGTGCCTACTCTTAGAAGGTGATTATTTTGCAGGAGTCAGCTAAGGGAGTAACAAACTGCACTGGGCTTTTTCTTTAAGTGATTTAATTCTACAGTGGTTAATTTTGTTAGAAACAGCACCTGCCTATTGAGTGCACTATGATCAGATACGGCTGTTCTTGCCAGGAAGTGTTATTTCATTCCTTCTGTAGGCTTAGTAGCACAGGGTGCTACAGCAATACCCGTTAGTGGTGGTGGAGTTTTATATTATGAGAAATTACTAACAGAGATGATCCTTCACATACCACTAAAACCAGAAGTATCCCTCCATTCTACCTCTTAGAGAATTTAAATATTCATACCTTAAATCATTCTTGTATAGCTTCACTCCTGGGGGTTTCACTCTCACTGAAGGTGGAAGTCTTTGTATCTAAGCACCAGTTTTCGTGCACTGGCTCCAACTAGACATAATGCAGACACATACTATATAAGTTCTCCATTGGCCAGCTCTGCCAGGGGACTTCACAAGACATCATTAGAAGATAAAGTGAATACAGTTGGGCAGGGAAAGTAATTGTGCCTGCCACTGGACAGATTGAGAGTCCAATAGCTCCACTTATGGGGTGTAATCCCCCGCCCACCAGTGGtttctgcaaaaaaataaataaataaataaataaagcctaaAGAAAATACTGTCAGCTATTCACTTTTTGACTGTAAATGTACTAAGGCTCTGTCCATCTTTTCTGGGTGAGGTGTGGGAAACATCTTTCATGCTCATCACAGAGCTCTCTAACTCTCCTGTATTCCAGCAGCCCCTACAGGGACACAATGTGTGTGCTACCTGCCTTCGTCACCTACTCTCTTCATTTGATTTAGCCCAACTAACTTGTTTTCTAATGTATGTTCTGCTCCTTGGGGTGAGGACTTTTACCACATTTAATAAATACATGTTTACATCCAGAGTTGAAGACAACAGAGCTTCTATACACCTATAATCCTGCAGAAGCTGTTATGCtttaagtgaagacactacctacactgatggaagagcttctcccatcagcataggtactccactTCCCTAAGAGGTGGtagttatgtcagtgggagaatccctcctgtcaacatagtgctgtctacactgggagtttggCTGACATAAatgcatcactcaggggtatggattttccacaccccaagGGATGTAATTATATCATATTAGTTCATAATGTAGTTCAGGGCAGAGTCAAAAGTTTTAAACTCTAAATTTGTcctattttaaaactgttttggcCAATAGTAGTATCTGGAGAAATCCGAGTTCTTTTACACTCTACTCCTCCCTGGCCAAGAAACTAACAAAGACAGTTCTGTACAGTTTACCAAAAATTCCCAACACATTGGTACTGGTACGGCAGCACCTGCTAACAAAATCGTCAGATCTAGGTTCCATTAATCCTCATGCACAAAAATTAACTGTAAGGAAAAGGTCAAGTAGAATCTCATAAAAACAGAATGTATCTTTTGTATATAAAAGTTCTGCCTGTTTGAATGTACGGTGATGGTTAAACAAaagctaccattaatttcaaTTTAATTTGCAACACAGGAAAATGGAagttaggaaaaaaaatgtatattcaaACCATGATGGTTTCACAAATAATGAAACATGCACAAATATTTTAAGAGGTCCCTTGAAATATggcaatgaaaaaaaattacatttacgTCAGCCATGTGCAAAGTATGCTGCATGGAGCTCACACcacagcaggggatggggagcagcacAACTTAAGTTGTGGCTCCTGACTCTTTGGGTCTAATTCTGCCTGCAAAACATGCATTGAAATTCAGTGAGCTTGATTTTGATCTTATGTAGGTGAGAACTGGGGAGTGATTCCACTGGAGACAATGGAGGAAGTGACATCAAAATAAGGCGTGACAAGTGGTAATACCAGTGTCTCCTAGCACAGACTGATTCTTTACCTGTAAAAATAAAGTTCTAACTCTTAAAATTCTAATAAAACTTAATGTTAGGTTATTAATTTGAATCACATTCCATATTCCGACATCAACAGGCTTCATGCGAGGCACTTGCTTTGAATTAACATTTTCATGAGTACATAATCAGACAAGCCCAAGTTGGAGCCTCTACTGATAGTTAGTTTCTGAACCCCTATTATAGGCATTTGTGCACTTATGCACTAACTTCAGGGTTTTATTTTAATGCAAGTGCCATCTAGTGTCTGCATTTACATTTACAAGCAAGTTTCACCCAGGAAAAAAGCGGGAGGGGGgacaaggggggagggagagctggtTCTGAGAAAAGTGTAATGTTCAACAATtccattaaagttaagcacttatTTGCTATATTAGCATTTCTTGGAACAAACAGCACTATTAAATGCAAACATTTGTACAATTCATAGACCAAATGCAGACACACCATCTTGGCTATAATCTGAAACCTTGGTAACTTCTAGACCACAGTATaagcacttttttctttttaataatcagCTGTTTCAGCAACACAATGAGGACACAACACACACTGCAgtgattttgtgttttcctgtttttatttagAAGTTCCAAGTTCCCAGAAATTCACCAACTTTGGTGATTTGCCTCCCAACTactaaatgtaaaacaaaaataaagggctAATCTGTCAGTCTCAAATCATACTTATCTTCAGTCATGATCCTGCATCTCAAACCACTAAGTCATCCACACAGAAACCCATTGGAGAGAGCTGCACCAGCAGATCCAATTACAGTTGCAGACCTTTCAAGTTTTATGCTAAGCACATCTATCAGTTGTTAAGTCATACGATGTGCAAGGTAACATTTGACCTTTCGAACAACATACCCAATGGCACTAGAATTCCCATCAGCCCTTGTGGAACAACTGTCAATATCAAAGGAGTCAGTACACCCCAGGACCATGTTTTGATTATGTGGGCTGTGTCTGAACCCTGGCTAGTCTCTTTCATGCTTTTTGTTAGGGTTAAGACCACTCCCTACTCATCATTTTTTACATAACTACCACTACCATATGTCTACACAATATAGACTAGTGTATGCAAACAGAGCATCTTCCCACTGCCAGGAGTTCTGTATGTGACCTGCCAGAGGACTTCAGCTGGCATCAGGGGCTCCAGTCACTTGGGTGCACACTGAGTTAGGCAAGAGTTATATATTAAACTGGCTGATGAAGGGCGTACTGCAATCTGCAGGCTTATTAGCGACAGTCTGGTTGAGCCAGGTCTGCAGTTCTGCTAATGGAATTTCATGCATTTTTGTGGGATCATTATACATAAAGGCAACAGCATCGGTTTGTTTACCCCTTCTGCATGCTAAAGGGCACCGTACCACAAAAATGTTACTTTTGAGACTCTGGGTAATAACAAGAGCATCCTCGACCAGTCATATTTCCAAAATAGGGAGTGTACTTTCTGAGCACTCTGCAGTCAAGAGGTGTGAAAGATGACAATGACGATTTTAGTCAGTTCTTTGGAAGGCATTGCTTTGCCAGTGGTTTCGGATGGTCTCAGTTACATCCTAGCCTTTAATAACAGCGATAGGTCTCAATTTAATAGCTTTCTTGCTGATGCCAGCAGCATGGCAGGTGTTAACCACATCTGTCACATTCTTATAGGATTCTGGTGCCTGaaaaaaatgagacacaaaattAGACACATGCCTCTTGCTTTACCCTTCAATTCTGTTAAAATAGGGGAACTTACTCATTGGAGGAACTAGTTATTTTTACACAGCTAAAAGATTAGTGAACCACTTGAAGGACATAGCAAGTTTCTGTCTTATTCGGTGTGGGATGGGGAAATCAAGCTATTTTGAAGATATTCAGGAACTGAACTTGCCACTACACGGGACTCAGCACCAGGAGAGAGAACACCGGGTGCCTGCACCATGGAACAAGCCACTCCAACTTCCTCCCAGAAAGAGGCAGCCTATAAAGGTTAACTTTCACAGCCCTATTAGTGCCTGGAATCATCAGAGTAAACCTCCATGGAGTTTTCTCTGATGCCATCATTTGGGCAAAGGACTAGATTGGGCTGGTTTTGAATGCAGGCTCTTCATGTCAGAGAATGTGTTGTTACAGCACCTAGCCCATTAAAAACAACACACATTAAATGCTCCTTCCTTAATAAAACTTTGAGGTACCAAAAAACACCAACAGCTGTGAACCATTTTTGAGAAGCAGATTGTTCATGGACAAAAAACCACGAAGAACGTCCTTCCTCCTGGCCTAAGCAAATACAAGAGTTCTAGGTATCCTAAAAGCAAAACAATATCTGCATATTGCCAATTCTAGAAGCTGAAGTGCAAGATGTAGTTAGAATTGGCAAGCACATCACAGAAGGGTGGAAACCCGAGGAATATGGCCAAAAGGCTTATATGGCACCAATATCAAGTCTCTTTGCACAATGGAAAGAAATTATTCCTATCCCCAGAAAACCAGACTTCCAGGAGGAGATTCCCTTCCTACAGCATGGGGAAATATTCAGTGTGACACTTGGAGAATTTGACAGCTTCCATCAGGAATGCATGAGCTGCTCCTCTAATGCCCCAGTGGACAAATCTATCAGAGTACACGCCCAGTCACAAATTTAAAACTTACTTCTTCCATGACTAGCTTGGGGGAAGCAACACGGATGGCGATCCCCATGTCAGCCAGCTTGTCCAACACATCCTGGAAGTCCAAATTTCGTCGAGATTTGGCTCGGGACAATGCACGACCCTAAGCAATAGATTTAGATTATTTCACTTTGTTTTGTAATCACCAAGAGGAGTAAGAGTTGCATTACTAAGACCGACAGAcagtggggggaaataaataaataaataaataaataaataaaatcacacaTCTAGGTGTTTCATTCCAGGCAAGACAGCATTTGCAGAAGTGATCATGCACATATTCTACATTTAAACTAACCAGAGACTTGATGGGACAGAATACCCAAAAGGAAGACTTTCTGGGTATCTCTGGTGCTTTACAGAGCAAGCGACTTTTAACAAGTCAGCATACATTAATATTTAGTAGGTGGTGTGTGTTGTACACAAATTCCAAGTAGCAAAACGTGCAGTTTGATGCACAGATCACGTGCCTCAGGTGAGCTGAGAAACAGGAGGCAGAACTAAAATGCATTGGTGTGCTGGGGTTCCTGCATAATCAATAGCACATCCTAGAGCACTAATGTTAGGGATCACTACATGTACAACAATCCACAGCATGAAGGTATCTAGGATCCCTGTAGGTTTCTCTTTTCACCCAAACTGCTAGGTAGTCAGTATTCCCAATCTGGGCTTTAACTGGGCAAGGAAGCTGCAACTATTTATTTCCACTGGTAAAGAAGCCCAAGCACCACCTCCTTCTACCAAGGGAAGTGCTTTGCATGGGCATCCTCAAGACTTTCATTCCCGTTCGTAGTTCGGGCAGTTAGTGTTTGGTGGGGGGGAGCTCTGTCCACCACACCAATCCTTCCTGTAAGCAAGGAAGGCCATGCACAGCTCCCTCCAGAGCCAAAGTTTAGTGttagccagagaaagaggcatcAAGAGTGCACGAGGCATACCGTCCGCAGCACTCCCTAGGCTGGAGATCTGGGAATCTTATCTCCCCTACTCACAAGTGTAACAGCACACTGGCTGCCCCTTGAGCAGCTGTTTCTTGGATATCCCATCACAACCCGTTCTTTAATGGTGTTTTGTACTTACAGCTCCATGGCACGTGGTTCCAAAGGTCTCGGTCATGCCTTGTTCGGTACCAGTAAGAACATAGCTGCAGGTTCCCATTGTTCCGCCAATCAGTACTGGCTGTCCAGTCAGCTAGGGgtgcaaacaaaaataatcccaatttAAGATCAAATTCACTCAAGATTTAAAATAGTTTTGATCAATAAATAATAAGGGGGACCAGGGCACCATCACATATCCATAAAGGAGTTCTGGCAAGCCTCTGGCTGTGTACCCAGGAGTTCTGAGTCACTAGATGACAGGAAAATGCAGGCAGTGTATAAAGATGTTCATCATGAAGAGGCCAGGCAAATAGACACAGTTTGTCCTAAGGCatgggtgggaaaactttttggactgagggccacatctgggtatggaaattttatggcgggccatgaaattgggggttagggtgtgggagggagtgagggctctggcttggagagcaggctcttgggtggggccagAATGGAGGAgatcagggtgtaggagggggctcagagctgggacgggaggttggggtgtgggggggggaggtgagggtaCAGaagggtgttccaggctgggactgaggtaTTTGGAGGGCGGAACGCGGATCAGGGCGGGAAGgtgtcagggtgcaggctccaggcagcacttaccttaagcagctcctggaagcagcagcagctcccccctCCAAATCCTACACGGAGGCCCAGCCAGGCgactctgtgtgctgccccatctgcaggcgcagcccctgcagctcccattggccgcggttaccacccaatgggagctgtgggggctgcACTTGGTACAgaagcagcatgtggagccccctaaCTGCCCTCTATGCGTGGTAGCCAGAGGGGGcatatgccgctgcttccgggagctgtggggaccaCGGCATGTGCAGAGCAGGGCAaacccctgaccccgctccctggctggagtggcaGCTCAAGgactggattaaaacatctgaagggctggatgcggcccccaAGCCATAGTCTGCCCAACCCAAGGAGTGGACAGAGGGCAGATAGCTAGAAGATCACGCAGGCAATTGTAGGCTGGGGAAGAAAGGTGAATCCGGAAGTGTCCAAAAGTTTCAATACAAGCCTGAGGATAATGACGGACACTGGTAAATGTTCCAATATAATTAATTTGCTACCCTGTGTGAACTGAAACAACATTTAAAGTCTTCCTCTGTTAGTAACACAGAAACCCTTCCTATTCATCTGaaatcccctcccctgcctccacttcCCCCTGAAGTTATCCGTACTTGGTAATCGACAGCAATGAGAGGATGATGAGGAGGGAAAGCCCTGGTCGATCCCTTtctgtgcaccagcagggtccgcTCTTTTCCATCCACCACATGCTGCTCCACTTTGGCGATATTATGAGACACATCATAGATCACATGAAGATCTAGGTCATCAGGGGTTGTGTTGAAGACTTTAGCAAAGGCCTAAGGGAGAAAGTTTGGATGTAAACACAGGGGCAATTCCACACAGCTATAGAAACCTTAAAGCTTTCTCTGATTTTTAGGGGTTAAAAAGCAGCAGACTCATTTGAAAAATGGCCTGTTGTGGGAAACTGtatcagaaaacaaaacactgcaaCTAAATGAAGTGACAGGTAAGGCAAAACTTTCAGTTCAGCCTCCCTGGTTCTCAAAACACTGAGCCAAATGTAGCCCTGACATAAGTGAAtgcaacttcattgaagtcaatcgaGTTGTGCAAAAAATTTACTCTACAACCAAATTGGACCGATTATCTGTTCGCTGGCAGCTTGGATCCTTCTGAATGTATTAGAAATCAATCAGGAAGACTTAGAACACCAGAAATCAGTCAAAAAACTGTGAAACATGCCTTAGTATTTCCTCTTCTGCCAGTTTGAGGGTAACAAAAGATACCTCAGCATTTAGCTTTTGAAAATGGAGCACTGGCACtcctgaaaattttaccctctcAACCTAGCAGAAGAAGAAATGTTAAGACATGTTATTCTACATCTTTTAGATGTAGCCCAGATGTAACCCAGTGAGACTTTTCTGCTGCTAAAAGGTATTGGACTGAttgccctggagactgaagtcttctcttAAACCAACAAGTCGATATAGGACAGGCAGCAGAAAAGTACAAGCTTCATGGAGCTGCTCACCATCATGGCTCAACATGTTTTATCTTGTTCCAGAGACCTTTAAAAGCACCAGAATACTTGTAGCAGAACAGCAGTTCTGCTCCTACCTGTCTGGTTAGGAAAGTCATGGAAGAGCGGTTGACCCATGCATAGTTCCCAGCCGCTGCCATTCCCTTTAGGTAGTCCTGTCCCTCTGGGGAGGCAATTCTGGCGCATGCCAACTGGCGATCATTAACTATGATCTTGTCCCGTTTCATGGCTTTCTCCATAGCCACTAAAGCATCTGGGGAAAAACAAATACAACCAGCCTGTCACCTCTACCTTGAAAGGCTTCAGATCTGGATTCACAGGCAGAAAACCCAGCTCCCCTCACAAAGGTACCAGAAGGTGGTTGAACCTTCAACTTCCTCTTAAAATTAGAAGTGAACGTGTGGAATGACTACTTCAGTTGTTGCTACACAGGGTCCCCCAGTACCACCTTCAGAGTGAAAGTGATGGAACTAGGTGCCTGGAGAAAAGACATGCTCCTTAGAGCATGTGTTTTAAGTTTTAACTACCCAATAGGTACAGTTAAAGTCCTAGGAGTATGGTTTAGAGGTCTGAGCACAGCACTCAGTGCAGGAACTCTGATGTTCTAACCACAGCTCTAACACTGACTTTTTCTGTGACCTTTGGAAAGTTACCacctctctccttttcctcttATTTCTATTGCAATAGTGCCTATGGATCCCAACCAAGGATTAGAGTCTCATACTAAGCAAATACAGACAGCTTCTGCCCTAGAGGGCTCACAATCTAGATATCTGTCCCATTCCCCCACAATCTCAAATGTAGAGAATTACCTATCTCATAAGGGCTGTTTAAGGATTAACTCATTGTTTTTAAAGCACAATATAAGTACTGAATATATGCTAATAAACTTGACTGGTTAATAGGGTTTATTGTGAGCAGCAGACTATTCCAAAGAGATTTTTATCTTACTTCAGCTCTTGAAAAAGTAGTCTTATCACAAAATATACCTGTAGCTACTTGATGGCCCAGGCCTCTGCTGCCGCTGTGGATCATTACACACACCTGTCCCTTGTGATCAATGCCCATCTTCCTGGCAGCATACTCATTATAAATGTCATCCACCACCTGGATCTCAGCATAATGGTTTCCTGCTCCCAGGGTCCCCAGCTGCCAATTACAACAAGATATCTTAGCCATCTAGTGATTAGACACCAGTCAAAAAGAGGAAAGGCTTTTTCCTTTGGAGGTATTATGAATGAAGAGTTTATGTGCAATATGGTGAATTGTAATAGAATGTGGTTAGAAGGTATGAATTGGTTAGAACGTGGAAGTCTATTCCTGAATCCCGGCTATCAAAAGGACTGTGCAGATATAATCTTGTTTGTCTCCCTTGAAACTTGTAAGatcaaaatacatatttttttaaaaaaatggtccAAAAATAAATAGTTGTAGCAGGAGAATATGATTCAATAGAAGGACCAGGACCTGCCAGTAGTGCAGCCACTTTCAGCAAACACACAGAGGCATACTTAAAAGGAAGGAATAGATTCTAAAACACAGATAGTAAAGAGAAGTAGCCTTTACATGGGCTTAGTAATAGGGCtgaggcaatgtctacactagagagtttacagcggcacagctgtaccaatgcagctgtgccgctgtaagatctctcatgtaactgcgctatgccaacgggagagagctctcccatcaacgtaattaaaccacccccaacaagtggcggtagctatgtcggcagcaAAACCTTTaacaccaacatagtgctgtacacactaccacttatgccggtATGGGctgtttttttcatacccctgagcaacatacattttgctgacataagtggtagtagATATGACCAAAAAAGTTTGTAAAAACAaacaggtgggtttttttaaagcctcATTCCTGAAGAAGTCGGCCATCGATGATGGAGATGTGGTCTGAGCATAGGACTAGGAGCCAGAATCGCCCAGCTTCTAATTATGGTTTTGACACCAACTCTGTACATTTGGGAAATTCACTTAACTGTGAGAAACAGATAATTACCTGCTCCACAGGAGAGATATGAAggttaatgttttcaaaattctTTAAAGGTTAAAATGCTATGGAATTGCAATATATTCTCATTAATAATACCCACGAGAGCTGGAGGAAGAAGCCTTTAAATTATAGTAATGGTATGATCTCTGCTCTAGCCAGCACACCAACCCAGGCAATGAGCTATCAGCAGCGGAAGTTAAATCCAGTTCTCTTGCATGGC
The nucleotide sequence above comes from Caretta caretta isolate rCarCar2 chromosome 1, rCarCar1.hap1, whole genome shotgun sequence. Encoded proteins:
- the RTCB gene encoding RNA-splicing ligase RtcB homolog, producing the protein MSRSYNDELQYLDKLDKNSWRIKKGFVPNMNVEGVFYVNEPLEKLMFEELRNACRGGGAGGFLPAMKQIGNVAALPGIIHRSIGLPDVHSGYGFAIGNMAAFDMSDPEAVVSPGGVGFDINCGVRLLRTNLDESDVQPVKEQLAQAMFDHIPVGVGSKGVIPMNAKDLEEALEMGVDWSLREGYAWAEDKEHCEEYGRMLQADPNKVSSRAKKRGLPQLGTLGAGNHYAEIQVVDDIYNEYAARKMGIDHKGQVCVMIHSGSRGLGHQVATDALVAMEKAMKRDKIIVNDRQLACARIASPEGQDYLKGMAAAGNYAWVNRSSMTFLTRQAFAKVFNTTPDDLDLHVIYDVSHNIAKVEQHVVDGKERTLLVHRKGSTRAFPPHHPLIAVDYQLTGQPVLIGGTMGTCSYVLTGTEQGMTETFGTTCHGAGRALSRAKSRRNLDFQDVLDKLADMGIAIRVASPKLVMEEAPESYKNVTDVVNTCHAAGISKKAIKLRPIAVIKG